The Helicoverpa armigera isolate CAAS_96S chromosome 15, ASM3070526v1, whole genome shotgun sequence genomic interval attgttaagtcAAAATATTCGtatcaatattatttgatttttaatgagCTTTATAGAATGTTCACTTACGTTAGATCCACAGTCTCTGCGCGTGACGTGGTAGGTTTGCTCTCAGATACTTTTGTATTGGATTTACTAGCAGTACTTGATAATTTGCTTGCATTAACAAAACTATCAAAACTTACAACAGTTTTCTCACGAACATTCGAGGTGTTTCGACTCTTTGGTGTATCTTTACCCAACAAAGGCATAATTTTTTTCATTAGCATTTCCTTTTTCAACTTTTTCTCGACAGCTTCGGTCAAGTACTTGGGAACTTTATCCTTGGGCACTTGGGTGAGCTTCAGACCAGCAGACGCGGCAGGTCCGGCTTTACTCTTAGAGTCGGCTGCAACCACGTGCTCCACAGATATGTTGGGCTGTTTACGTATTCTCGAGATAGGATTTATTTGTTGGTTTAGTGGATCTGGCTTGGATGGTTTTTCCGGATAGTCGGCAGCCTTGATATGTATGACGTCCTTTAGTATGGACAGAGGGTTGTCTGGACTGGCGGCGCGGGAGCTGTTACTGCTGCTCGAACTACTGGATTGGCGAGTTTTATGTAGACTAGGGCCCGGTTTACTCGAGGTAGACGTGCAAGTTTTCGGAGTAATTGATGATGGTGTATCAAAACAAGTTAAGTCAATAGATGCAGAATTGTGAACAGTTGTCTTTGGAGTAGctgaaataattgaatttgtGAGATCAATCGATGGTGTTCCGTCAACGATCTGATTAGTCTTCTTTGGTAAGGTAACAGCCGAGGGTTTAGGAGCAACTGAAATTGTTTTAAGTGGTGCTGCTGCTGAAGTGCGTCCTCCGTCAAGTTGTACCTTCTTGTTGGTATCGGTCGGCTGGTCGTTCTTTGACTGGTTAACTATTTCGACTGCTCCTGATTTCGTTATTCGGATTATAGAACCTGGTTTGCAGATGTTCACTTTTTTCTCGGGAGTGGTCTTTGCTGTGTCCGCAGGAGTGGAATACGTTGCCGACTGGACGGGAGCTACTGAAGAATGGTTCGGTGTAGGTTCAGTATTTTTTGGAAGGACAGGCAAAGGAAGTGAATCGGCAGCCATGAGCACATATTTGGCTTCCCCGTCGCTGGAGGTGCCCACCTGGCGCAGGATGAGCTGTTGCTTGCTTCCCTGCAGCAAGTGTCCAGGCGCCGCGCTTGGCTGCGGCAGTGCCGTGACCACTTGTGCCGGCGCAGAGCTCATTTGTGGCAGTGAAGTGATGTAATGTGCCGGCGCAGAGCTCATATTTTGTGGCAGTGAAGTGATGTAATGCGGCGGTGCAGGGCTCATTTGTGGCAGTGACGCGATGTAATGCGGCAGTGGCGTGGAGCTCATTTGCGGCAGTGAGGCGAGCAGCTGCGGCTGAGCTACGCTCGCCTGTGGCCTGGCCGCTCGCACGTGCGGCGGCGCCGAGCTGAGGCGCGGCAGTGGCAGCGCCACGCCCTGCGCGCTGGTGAGCGACACGGGCACGGGCGCGGGGGCGGGGCGGGCGGGGGAGGGGGGCACGCCCGCCACTGCGCTGTCCTCGTCGTCGCTGTCCAAGCAGATGGTGCCGTCATTGGGAAGTATAGTGTCGGGCACGAGCGCTGTGGCCGCGCTGCTGGCATCCGCGCCCGCCTGCAGGAGCACATCTCTCGCCTTGCCTACGTGCGACACTACGGCCGGCGGCGACTTGAAATTCCTTATAATGATTTTAGGCGCTGTCCCAGACGTGGTGCTACTGCTCTTGCCGACCGTCACTCTGAACGGTGCCTCCAAGGCCTTGATTGGTTTACATACTATGTTGTTCAAGATGATGGGTTTATACTTGGGCGGTGTGGGCGGGGGCTGAAGTGGGGCAGGCGGAGCCGGGGGCGGGGCGAGGGGCGTGGCATCACTGATGATGAAATCATCGTCGTTGGGCAGGATGCACTCCTCGTGCTGCTCTCGCTCCGCCGACACTGACGGACTCGATGCTATGTACGAAGAAGACTtgatactgaaaaaaatacgtattttgaattttagtttaaaatctTCTTATAAGAATTTATCAACATTAAAATCTATACTTACAGGCCCACAGGCACCACTGGAGTGTTAGTAGTGACGGCAGTGGATTTGGCAGGCGTGGACAGTAGAGGAAGAAGACTGCACGGTGTGCATGGCCATCTTCTCCTTGATCATCTCCTCCCTGAGCTTGGAGGTCTTGGCAGTTTCCTCGAAGGTCCTCTGCGTGGCTATCATTTGGTGCTTCATCTCTATGCTGACGGCCGCATCTTTGGCTGACGCAGACGCCGCTTTCGGGTTAACGCTGTGCATCTTTTTTAATACATCTTTGCctattacctatgtaaaaatGACATGATTAATATTATCAATAATGCCAAACAATTAAGAGAATgtctttatgaaaaaaaaaacataaaaacacgcTTTGTAACGTTTCTCCTAATGGGAAGTGGGCCAAATTAAGATtcaaagattttcttacatacatagttacaactgaagctaatataagcgtggtAAAAATTCCAATCTCATTGAAGTTACCTCgtgaattttcttttaaattcatATAGGACACAtttcgcaaaaaaatatacttgaatTATAAGTATGTTACCTTGACAGCTATATCATAGATGGGTCCGCTGCACACGTCCTTGCCGGTCTGCTGAGCCTCATTGAGCGTCTTCAGCGTGCTGTACTGCGCCGCGAGCGTGGCCGCGTCCTCGTCCAGCATGGGGTTACCCACCAGGTATGTATGCGCCACTATGTTGATAAAGTTCTGGTTCTTCAGCAACGACATCGGTAAAGGAACTACTTCGTCATCCACCACGGGATCAACTGGCTTTTCCACAGACTTCTTTATATCTGCAGATTTCTCTGTAGTGTTAAACCTAGGTATCGGTTCGTCGTCGTCACTCAGTACAATACTAGGGTCGTCTCTCGCAAGTTTTTGGCTACTGGTCCGGGTTCATTGACCTTAGGTTCCTCTAGCTTTTTTTctgcttttttataaattttgattttcctATCCTTCGGCTTTATACGGCGAGGCTCAAGTGTAGGTGTAGGTACAGGTGCACTTGTGATTTTATCTTCAGGCTTATctttaagtgtatttttaaacaaactattaaaattattaacattatcaACAACTTCCTTGGCTGGACTAATATGTGACTCGTCAGCACTTAGAGTACTTTCGTCGACATCGAAAGTTGTTGACGCACTTGAGTTTTTTGACTTATTTTTCCCTTTACTAGTGATGGCTACGTTTTCTGGCTCGAAGTCTGAGTCTCTGTCATCATTATCGTCATCGGCTAAGTTGATGACGACGTCTTGTGCGATAGAATCTATACATTTTCCGGCGGCTATGGCAGCTTTCCTCTTGGTCCTGGGTCCGGGAGGGTCGCGGTGCGGCGAGCTGGTGGCGAGGGAGTTGTTGAAGGACTCGCACACGAGGTCGGTGGCCGCGCCGACCGCCACCTGCTGCGGCAGCAACACCCGCGCTATGCTGGAGGTCAGGTCGTCACTCATGTCCGCTTCGTCCACATATCCGCGCTGCACAATACCACTCACTTTCGCGACTAGTGTTGATATATCAGTCTTTGTTCTTTTACCCTGGAAGTTATATTTGAGAAGTATATCTGTTATTTTTTCCACCAATACTTCTTCTTGCTGCTCATCTAAGTTCGATTTCTCAGTGTCTTGTGTACTGGTGCTGGGTGTAGCAGGGTCTGCGCTCTTTTCGGTCTTCCTCGCGTTTCCTTTTTGACGTCTTTTATCGGTATGTGGCATTTGACGATGGTGGTCTTCTTCCCCTTCTTAGGTTTGGGCTCGTTAGGGTTGTAGTCGGGGCTGGTGTCTTCTGTTTTGACTTCAACGCCGGGAGGTGT includes:
- the LOC110378333 gene encoding mucin-2; its protein translation is MSSTPLPHYIASLPQMSPAPPHYITSLPQNMSSAPAHYITSLPQMSSAPAQVVTALPQPSAAPGHLLQGSKQQLILRQVGTSSDGEAKYVLMAADSLPLPVLPKNTEPTPNHSSVAPVQSATYSTPADTAKTTPEKKVNICKPGSIIRITKSGAVEIVNQSKNDQPTDTNKKVQLDGGRTSAAAPLKTISVAPKPSAVTLPKKTNQIVDGTPSIDLTNSIISATPKTTVHNSASIDLTCFDTPSSITPKTCTSTSSKPGPSLHKTRQSSSSSSSNSSRAASPDNPLSILKDVIHIKAADYPEKPSKPDPLNQQINPISRIRKQPNISVEHVVAADSKSKAGPAASAGLKLTQVPKDKVPKYLTEAVEKKLKKEMLMKKIMPLLGKDTPKSRNTSNVREKTVVSFDSFVNASKLSSTASKSNTKVSESKPTTSRAETVDLTNISATSVKPKTEVKKRQSATVTVTPVKKKKPAPMTLKDFDLDDIDDIIELD